A window of Spirochaeta isovalerica contains these coding sequences:
- a CDS encoding phospho-N-acetylmuramoyl-pentapeptide-transferase yields the protein MLYDWLSGILNYPIFQYFSVKIMLSFYFSFIVNLFFLKKLSSRLPRDRGKLLSVDGALSKGKPTGAGVIFLTVHLFSVLIFNSFDWDLYLSTMLISAAMIFGFFDDRSASEWGEYRKAAFDLLVSMAGAAVLILWGDVTIWVPFFKNVLIEHTIIQFIIYTLVLWVSINTTNCSDGVDGLSGILVLLSIGSLAILLYFILGNIKISEYLLVPFIADGANWSIAAFSIVASLFAYLWYNAYPSAILMGDAGSRGLGFAIGIIILKTGNPFLYFLISTVLFINGGTGLIKIALKRFLNIHIFKNIRFPLHDHMKENYNWSPTQIMIKFLILQLVITFGVLILIFKVR from the coding sequence ATGCTCTATGACTGGTTATCCGGGATACTGAATTATCCCATCTTTCAATACTTCTCTGTAAAAATCATGCTGTCTTTTTATTTCAGCTTCATCGTCAATCTGTTTTTTCTGAAAAAACTGAGCTCCAGGCTCCCGAGGGACAGAGGTAAGCTCCTCAGCGTCGACGGGGCTTTGTCCAAAGGAAAACCGACCGGGGCAGGCGTTATTTTTCTCACCGTGCATCTCTTTTCAGTACTCATATTCAACAGCTTCGACTGGGACCTCTACCTGAGCACGATGCTCATATCGGCGGCGATGATCTTCGGTTTTTTTGATGACAGGAGCGCTTCGGAGTGGGGCGAATACAGGAAAGCGGCTTTTGATCTTCTCGTCTCCATGGCCGGAGCGGCCGTTCTCATTCTATGGGGAGATGTGACGATCTGGGTTCCCTTTTTCAAGAATGTGCTTATCGAGCACACTATCATTCAGTTTATCATCTATACGCTGGTTCTCTGGGTGTCGATCAATACGACAAACTGTTCCGATGGGGTGGACGGTCTTTCGGGAATACTGGTGCTGCTCAGTATCGGTTCTCTGGCTATTCTGCTCTACTTTATACTCGGCAATATTAAAATATCTGAATACCTGCTTGTTCCATTTATCGCCGACGGAGCCAACTGGTCTATAGCGGCGTTCTCTATCGTCGCTTCGCTTTTCGCCTATCTCTGGTATAACGCCTACCCTAGTGCCATTCTTATGGGCGACGCCGGATCGAGAGGATTGGGATTCGCCATAGGCATCATCATTCTGAAAACCGGAAATCCCTTTCTCTATTTCCTGATTTCCACGGTTCTCTTTATAAATGGTGGAACCGGTCTGATCAAAATCGCACTGAAACGTTTTCTCAATATTCACATATTCAAAAATATCAGATTTCCTCTCCACGACCATATGAAAGAGAATTACAACTGGTCTCCCACCCAGATTATGATCAAGTTTCTCATTTTACAGCTGGTTATTACATTCGGAGTTCTCATTCTCATATTCAAAGTCCGATAG
- a CDS encoding arginyltransferase produces MILLKEPNISDPVKCPYIEGEEFIQEYFFAYQMNEREFDEFLSAGWRRFGLYFFRPACRGCRKCIPIRTVCSDFKPSKSQRRILRKNESTAVRLSPPRYSDEIFQIYKKHSLVKFGQDSDQDHFQESFFTAAVPSAQSEYYIDGRLAAVGFIDIALHALSSVYFVYDPDYSSYSPGIFSIMKEIEIATELGLDYYNLGYWIRENHSMAYKGNFSPYQTYSWEAGTWSDGDDSISNDSESIPQKEDVE; encoded by the coding sequence ATGATTTTACTGAAAGAGCCCAACATATCGGATCCCGTCAAATGTCCGTATATCGAGGGGGAAGAATTTATACAGGAGTACTTCTTTGCCTATCAAATGAACGAAAGAGAATTTGATGAATTTCTTTCAGCCGGCTGGAGACGCTTCGGGCTCTATTTCTTCCGCCCCGCCTGCCGGGGATGCCGCAAGTGCATACCCATCAGAACAGTCTGTTCCGATTTCAAACCGTCAAAAAGCCAGAGACGTATCTTGAGAAAAAATGAATCCACGGCGGTTCGGCTTTCCCCGCCCCGTTACAGCGATGAGATCTTTCAAATATATAAAAAGCACTCGCTGGTTAAATTCGGTCAGGACAGCGATCAGGATCATTTCCAGGAAAGTTTTTTTACAGCGGCAGTTCCATCGGCGCAATCGGAATATTACATTGACGGAAGACTTGCGGCCGTAGGATTTATAGATATTGCGCTCCACGCCCTCAGCAGTGTCTATTTTGTTTATGACCCCGATTACTCTTCATACAGTCCGGGAATTTTCAGCATCATGAAGGAAATAGAAATAGCAACGGAACTGGGGTTGGATTACTACAATCTGGGATACTGGATCAGGGAAAATCACAGTATGGCGTACAAGGGGAATTTCAGCCCCTATCAAACCTACAGCTGGGAAGCCGGAACATGGTCTGACGGGGACGATTCTATATCAAATGACTCCGAAAGTATTCCCCAGAAAGAAGATGTAGAATAA
- a CDS encoding calcium/sodium antiporter — translation MIILWIAVFAASLALLIFSSDWFIDAADKIGFYFKIPSFVIGVIIVGFGTSLPELASSVASVLKGNSEIVIGNVIGSNITNIFLVLGVGAFVGKQFKLDFDIMKSDVPFLIASAVLVSLMVIDRNYSLPEALISIALLIVYIYTSLKSGTLDQELHEFEEKHEHNLSIFTWVMLIASPALIALGATWTVNSVIKISEMIGIGTEIIALSAVALGTSLPEVMVTFQAARKGNPEMAVGNVIGSNIFNTLAVMGFSAFFGKLAIPQEIVSFHVPLFLGATVIMVVIASDKKVFRFEGVILLLFYIFFLGNTFGVI, via the coding sequence ATGATTATTCTTTGGATAGCTGTTTTTGCAGCTTCTCTTGCCCTTCTTATATTTTCTTCCGACTGGTTCATCGATGCAGCTGACAAGATCGGTTTTTACTTTAAAATTCCCAGTTTTGTTATCGGCGTCATCATTGTCGGATTCGGCACGTCGCTTCCCGAACTGGCGTCCTCGGTGGCGTCTGTTCTCAAAGGCAATTCAGAAATTGTCATCGGTAACGTAATCGGCTCCAATATTACCAATATTTTTCTGGTATTGGGCGTAGGGGCTTTCGTCGGGAAACAGTTCAAACTGGATTTCGACATCATGAAATCCGATGTTCCCTTTCTCATTGCCTCGGCCGTCCTGGTCAGCCTCATGGTCATAGACAGGAACTATTCCCTTCCCGAAGCCCTTATCAGCATCGCCCTTCTCATAGTTTATATCTACACATCCTTAAAAAGCGGCACACTCGATCAGGAACTGCATGAATTTGAGGAAAAACACGAACACAATCTGTCAATTTTCACATGGGTCATGCTCATTGCTTCTCCGGCGCTTATTGCTCTGGGGGCCACATGGACAGTCAATTCAGTTATCAAAATTTCTGAAATGATAGGAATAGGCACGGAAATAATCGCCCTTTCGGCTGTAGCTCTGGGAACGTCCCTTCCGGAAGTTATGGTTACTTTCCAGGCGGCCCGGAAAGGCAATCCGGAGATGGCTGTCGGAAATGTGATCGGTTCCAATATATTCAACACACTGGCCGTTATGGGATTTTCAGCTTTTTTCGGAAAACTCGCCATACCGCAGGAAATCGTCTCCTTCCATGTTCCCCTCTTTCTGGGTGCGACAGTTATCATGGTTGTCATAGCGTCTGACAAAAAGGTATTCCGATTCGAAGGCGTTATTCTTCTTTTATTCTACATCTTCTTTCTGGGGAATACTTTCGGAGTCATTTGA